The sequence GGCTGGGACTGGCCAGGGGAGATGATGTGAACAGGGAAAAATGTGGGCAGGTCTGTCTGTGTGAGGGGACTAGAGATGTAAGAGCCCTTCCCAGACCCAGCctcacccctctgagcctcagagtTTCAGTTTAGGGATGAggttgtgggggcggggcgggggggggggatccaGGGaaggtgctggggtgggagggggctatGGTATGGTAACTCTTGCCCTGCCTTGTAGCACCATGGAGCTTCCCCTACTCAGGATGTGGTTTTATCCACCAGGGAAAACTTGGATAGTTTCTCAGCTATGCTGTGGCCTGGAAGGCAGGGCCTGTGTGCTGGAGCAGGAGCCTGTGGGCAGAGGCTGTCATGGCCCCCGAAGCGAGGAGGGGCCCTGTGAGGTGGTGGGCACTGGTGGGGGCCCTGTGTCTGTGCCCAGAACTctgccccatcccctctcccaccccggTCTCCTCACAGGTGGTACACGCTTCACTCCAAGCCCGGCAAGAAGGAAAAGGAACGCGGGGAGATCCAAGTCACCATCCAGTTCACTCGTAACAACTTGAGCGCCAGCATGTTTGACCTGTCCATGAAGGACAAGCCACGGTCCCCCTTTAGCAAGATCAAGGACAAGATGAAGGGCAAGAAGAAGTATGACCTGGAATCCGCTTCTGCCATCCTCCCAAGCAGTGCCCTGGAGGATCCCGagctgggcagcctgggcaggatgggcaaagccaaaggctTCTTCCTCCGCAACAAGCTGCGCAAGTCGTCCCTGACCCAGTCCAACACGTCGCTAGGCTCCGACAGCACGCTGTCCTCGGCCAGCGGGAGCCTGGCCTACCAGGGCCCCGGAGCCGAGCTGCTCACCCGCTCCCCGAGCCGCAGCAGCTGGCTGTCCACCGAAGGGGGTGAGCGACAGGGGCTGCACCTGCTGCGGAGGGTGGGCTCTCCCCtcgagggagcaggggaggcccTAGGCAAGGAAACGGGGCTGGTCTTCCTCCTGCTAACCCTGCATGTGCTTCCTTTTCAGGCAGGGACTCGGCACAGTCCCCCAAGTTGTTCACCCACAAAAGGACCTACAGCGACGAGGCTGGCCAGACGCGGGCAGCTCCTCCCCGCGCCGTCCTCGACCTTCAGGGCCACCTTGACGCTTCCACCCGCTCTTCTCTCTGCGTCAATGGGAGCCACATCTACAACGAGGAGCCCCAAGGCCCCTTGCGGCACCGCAGCTCCATCTCGGGCCCGTTCCTACCCTCTGGCTCCCGGCCCTCTGAAGAGGGACCTCGGCCTGCAGATGACTCGTGGGGCAGAGGCAGCCGCAGCGCCAGCAGCTCCGAGGCAGTGCCTGGACAGGAGGAGCTGAGCACTCAGGCCAAGGGGCTGGCCCCTGGAGCCGGCCACTCTGTAGAGGAGGAGGGGGCCCGGCTCCCAGAGGGGAAGCCGGTGCAGGTCGCCACACCCATAGTGGCCTCCTCCGAGGCTGTGGCAGAGAAGGAGGGAGCCCGGAAGGAGGAGCGGAAGCCCCGGATGGGCCTCTTCCACCATCACCATCAGGGGCTGAGTCGGAGCGAGTTGGGGCGTCGAGGTTCTCTGGGGGAAAAAGGAGGTCCCACCCTGGGCGCCTCCCCCCATCATTCCTCCAGTGGGGAGGAAAAGGTCAAGAGTAGCTGGTTTGGCTTGAGGGAAGCCAAGGAATCAACTCAGAAACCCAGGTATGTCCTTGGCAAGACAAGCTTTACCCCTCGGGGAGGATGCTGGGGTGTTTGCAGCCTGGATCCCAGGGCCGGGAGGACAGAGCCCACGATGTGGCCCATGGGCAGtctgctggggccctggctctGCACGGCTGAGTGGCGCACTCCCTAAGCCAAGGCTCTTTGTCTGCACTTGGAGGTAGGCGAATCTCAAAGTCACAGTGCCATGAGGGCCCAGTGGATTGAGGAGTACAGCTCTCCAGCGGTGGGCCTTGCTTCATAAGTTGGCATGCTCACAccctgagggagggggaggagcaggagaaaagcaggaagaccatttgtatgaattctttgtttcttatCCTCTACCTCTTGTCCTCTGGCATCAAGGTAAGGAAAAACCCTGGCAGGTAAAGAGGTGGGGACTGGAGGCTATACCTCAGACTTCCCCGAGCTGGCCCGGCTGGTTCTTGATCTCTTCCCTCTGACAGGGAAGTCCAGTAATTGATTGCCCCCACCTCTTTCCCCATACACCCCACCTCTAGTTGTTCCTCTGCTCTGGCAAGAGGCTGGGGGCAGCTCCCCTGAAATCTGTAACCTACCCTCTGTCCTGGAAGGCCCTTGGCTTCTGGCCCTCTCTGGGTCTCTTGGTCTTGACGCCTGGCAAGTGCTGAGGATTGCACTCTGTTTTGAATGTGCTTAGTCCCACCCAAAAGAGGGATGCAGGAGTCCTTTAGCTCAGAGCCCTGGACAGAGCTTGGAAGAGGGTTCTGGTACC is a genomic window of Phyllostomus discolor isolate MPI-MPIP mPhyDis1 chromosome 6, mPhyDis1.pri.v3, whole genome shotgun sequence containing:
- the RAB11FIP5 gene encoding rab11 family-interacting protein 5 isoform X3, producing MALVRGAEPAAGPSRWLPTHVQVTVLRARGLRGKSSGAGSTSDAYTVIQVGREKYSTSVVEKTPGCPEWREECSFELPPGALDGLLRAQEPDAGPSPWAAGSAAACELVLTTMHRSLIGVDKFLGQATVALDEVFGAGRAQHTQWYTLHSKPGKKEKERGEIQVTIQFTRNNLSASMFDLSMKDKPRSPFSKIKDKMKGKKKYDLESASAILPSSALEDPELGSLGRMGKAKGFFLRNKLRKSSLTQSNTSLGSDSTLSSASGSLAYQGPGAELLTRSPSRSSWLSTEGGRDSAQSPKLFTHKRTYSDEAGQTRAAPPRAVLDLQGHLDASTRSSLCVNGSHIYNEEPQGPLRHRSSISGPFLPSGSRPSEEGPRPADDSWGRGSRSASSSEAVPGQEELSTQAKGLAPGAGHSVEEEGARLPEGKPVQVATPIVASSEAVAEKEGARKEERKPRMGLFHHHHQGLSRSELGRRGSLGEKGGPTLGASPHHSSSGEEKVKSSWFGLREAKESTQKPSPHPVKPLSAAPVEGSPDRKQPRSSLSTALSSGLEKLKTVTSGSIQPVALASQISQTVDSKRLKDSGVLDQSAKYYHLTHDELIGLLLQRERELSQRDEHVQELESYIDRLLVRIMETSPTLLQIPPDPPK